In the Rattus rattus isolate New Zealand chromosome 18, Rrattus_CSIRO_v1, whole genome shotgun sequence genome, one interval contains:
- the Pacsin1 gene encoding protein kinase C and casein kinase substrate in neurons protein 1 — MSGPYDEASEEITDSFWEVGNYKRTVKRIDDGHRLCNDLMSCVQERAKIEKAYAQQLTDWAKRWRQLIEKGPQYGSLERAWGAMMTEADKVSELHQEVKNSLLNEDLEKVKNWQKDAYHKQIMGGFKETKEAEDGFRKAQKPWAKKMKELEAAKKAYHLACKEEKLAMTREMNSKTEQSVTPEQQKKLVDKVDKCRQDVQKTQEKYEKVLEDVGKTTPQYMEGMEQVFEQCQQFEEKRLVFLKEVLLDIKRHLNLAENSSYIHVYRELEQAIRGADAQEDLRWFRSTSGPGMPMNWPQFEEWNPDLPHTAAKKEKQPKKAEGATLSNATGAVESTSQAGDRGSVSSYDRGQAYATEWSDDESGNPFGGNEANGGANPFEDDAKGVRVRALYDYDGQEQDELSFKAGDELTKLGEEDEQGWCRGRLDSGQLGLYPANYVEAI, encoded by the exons ATGTCTGGCCCCTACGATGAGGCCTCGGAGGAGATCACCGATAGCTTCTGGGAG GTGGGGAACTACAAGCGGACGGTGAAGCGCATCGACGATGGGCACCGCTTGTGCAACGACCTCATGAGCTGCGTGCAGGAGCGCGCCAAGATCGAGAAGGCATACGCGCAGCAGCTCACCGACTGGGCCAAGCGCTGGCGCCAGCTCATCGAGAAAG GTCCCCAGTATGGCAGCCTGGAGCGGGCCTGGGGCGCCATGATGACTGAGGCAGACAAAGTCAGCGAGCTGCACCAGGAGGTGAAGAACAGCCTACTGAACGAGGACCTGGAGAAAGTCAAGAACTGGCAGAAGGATGCCTACCACAAGCAGATCATGGGCGGCTTCAAGGAGACGAAGGAGGCGGAGGATGGCTTCCGAAAGGCCCAGAAGCCCTGGGCTAAGAAGATGAAGGAG CTGGAGGCAGCCAAGAAGGCCTATCACTTGGCTTGCAAGGAGGAGAAGTTGGCCATGACCCGGGAGATGAACAGTAAGACGGAGCAGTCGGTCACCCCTGAACAGCAGAAGAAACTTGTGGATAAAGTGGACAAATGCAGACAGGATGTACAAAAG ACTCAGGAGAAGTACGAGAAGGTGCTGGAAGATGTGGGCAAGACCACACCGCAGTACATGGAGGGTATGGAGCAGGTGTTCGAGCAGTGCCAGCAGTTTGAGGAGAAACGGCTGGTCTTCCTGAAGGAAGTCCTGCTAGATATCAAACGGCATCTCAACCTAGCGGAGAACAGCAG CTACATTCACGTCTATCGAGAACTGGAGCAGGCCATCCGAGGGGCCGATGCCCAGGAGGACCTCAGGTGGTTCCGCAGCACCAGTGGCCCCGGGATGCCCATGAACTGGCCGCAGTTCGAG GAGTGGAACCCAGACCTCCCGCACACCGCTGCCAAGAAGGAGAAGCAGCCTAAGAAGGCAGAGGGGGCCACCCTGAGCAATGCCACTGGGGCTGTAGAATCTACATCCCAGGCTGGGGACCGTGGCAG TGTCAGCAGCTATGACCGAGGCCAAGCGTATGCCACTGAGTGGTCAGACGATGAGAGCGGAAACCCCTTTGGGGGGAACGAGGCCAATGGTGGCGCCAACCCCTTCGAGGACGATGCCAAGGGAGTTCGTGTACGGGCACTCTATGACTACGACGGTCAGGAGCAGGATGAGCTCAGCTTCAAGGCCG GAGACGAGCTCACCAAGCTCGGAGAGGAGGACGAACAGGGTTGGTGCCGCGGGCGGCTGGACAGCGGGCAGCTGGGCCTCTATCCTGCCAACTACGTTGAGGCTATATAG
- the Spdef gene encoding SAM pointed domain-containing Ets transcription factor, translating to MGSASPGLSNVSPGCLLLSPDVALRTGVEKAASGAMVPEKQEWSPSPPATPEQGLSAFYLSYFNMYPEDGSWVAKVPEASAREDHPEEPEQCPVIDSQASGSTLDEHSLEQVQSMVVGEVLKDIETACKLLNITADPGDWSPGNVQKWLLWTEHQYRLPPAGKAFQELGGKELCAMSEEQFRQRAPLGGDVLHAHLDIWKSAAWMKERTSPGALHYCASTSEEGWTDGEVDSSCSGQPIHLWQFLKELLLKPHSYGRFIRWLNKEKGIFKIEDSAQVARLWGVRKNRPAMNYDKLSRSIRQYYKKGIIRKPDISQRLVYQFVHPV from the exons ATGGGCAGCGCCAGCCCTGGCCTGAGCAACGTGTCCCCCGGTTGCCTGCTGCTGTCCCCAGATGTGGCACTGCGGACAGGGGTGGAGAAGGCAGCATCGGGGGCAATGGTCCCCGAGAAGCAGGAATGGAGTCCTAGTCCACCCGCCACCCCTGAGCAGGGCCTGTCTGCCTTCTACCTCTCCTACTTTAACATGTACCCCGAGGATGGCAGCTGGGTCGCCAAAGTCCCCGAGGCCAGCGCCAGGGAGGACCACCCGGAGGAGCCTGAGCAGTGCCCAGTCATCGACAGCCAGGCCTCTGGGAGCACGCTGGATGAACACTCCCTAGAGCAGGTGCAGTCCATGGTGGTGGGCGAGGTCCTGAAAGATATCGAGACTGCATGCAAGCTGCTGAATATCACAGCCG ACCCTGGGGACTGGAGCCCTGGTAACGTGCAGAAGTGGCTTCTGTGGACAGAACACCAGTACCGGCTGCCTCCAGCAGGCAAGGCCTTCCAGGAGCTGGGTGGCAAAGAGCTGTGCGCCATGTCTGAGGAGCAGTTCCGCCAGCGGGCACCCTTGGGCGGGGACGTGCTGCACGCTCACCTGGACATCTGGAAGTCAG CGGCCTGGATGAAGGAGAGGACCTCGCCTGGGGCCCTTCACTACTGCG CCTCCACCAGCGAGGAGGGCTGGACGGACGGTGAGGTGGATTCGTCGTGCTCCGGGCAACCCATCCACCTGTGGCAGTTCCTCAAAGAACTGCTGCTCAAGCCCCACAGCTATGGCCGCTTCATCCGCTGGCTCAACAAGGAGAAAG GCATCTTCAAAATTGAAGATTCTGCACAGGTGGCCCGGCTGTGGGGTGTGCGCAAGAACCGGCCGGCCATGAACTACGATAAACTAAGCCGCTCCATCCGCCAGTATTACAAGAAGGGGATCATTCGCAAACCCGACATCTCTCAGCGTCTCGTCTACCAGTTTGTGCATCCGGTCTGA